The window TATGGGGTGCAGTGCGCACAGACGAAGGGAATCTTCATTGTTGTGGAATGTGGGGATGATTGCTAGAACAGcacttaaaaaaatatatagatatcatcacttttttttttgggtaataaacaacaaaaaagcTAGCTGACATGAATGCATTAATGCATCGCTTGGGGCCGTCGATTAAAATAATTCACTCAGATAATCTCGTCAACCCAGGCTTTTAAGTGCCGTCCTTGCGATTTCATTCACCGACCCACCTGCCCTTGGTGCCACTCATTAACAAAGGATCAAGATAGATGCATCTAGGAGTgtgtaaaatagaaaaattttgatttacaaactgaatttgaaatttttgaaattcggaattgaatttgaaattggaattagtgaattcgaaatcgaatccGGTCGATAATTCcgatacaaaaaaaaatcgaaaaatttcgaattcaaattttcgatttaccgatttcgaattcattGCATACCCCAAGATGCATCGACTTCAATATTGtcatgggtttgtttggattgtggattatttttaaaaacttatttgtttgtattaataatatatttttaaatcacttttttatttcacgTACATCACGTATATTAAAGAGAAGGGACAAATGATTTTGTAACTGTGCTGACTAGTCTTCATATTGCTTTTCTTAATTGAGGGGATTTTGACGAGTTTCAAGTGTAGCTACAAGTCATCCTATGTAGTTATTGACACTCTTGAATGTGGCTTAATTTTTCCCATCTCGTCCGGTGTAACAAATATGTTTACACCAACAGCTTTCAATTCCTTTGCAAGAAGAGAATTGTGCCTCTAAatatattatgaattaattttttatataccgATCAtgtagtaatttttttacattAACAATTATGAATGCGTACTaagttttgttggaaaaattgatTAATCTATTTTCTTATTAGTCGTGGGCTCAAAGTTGGTCATGTAACTACAGCTCAATGTAGACTATTCACGGCCACGAGATGTGTATATCTGCTAGCCTCTGACACACAAATCTCCTTAGACTCACCTTTCTTATAAATTAGAAAAGAATATGTTATACAATTATTATCATACTTgtcaacaaaaaataaactACGGGCATTTTGAAGTGGATCCGGACCTTATGCCTGCTCGTCCAGGTTCCAATCATGGTCAGGACTGGCTAAGATTGTTGGACGTGAACTTTAGCTCGTCCTCTGTATCTGAGACCTGATGAAGCCCACTTTAACCAAATCCAGCGATGTACAGCGGCGACTGTCACCTAAAAGTGCAAAAAAGTCAGCTTTTGGGGGTCAATTATgcaaataaaatcagtcacctCGAGGGCAAATGGGAAGGTAAATGCAAAATCGAGGGAGCACAAGGATTTTACCACAGTCTAGAAGATAAAGAGCAACTAGCTGATTCTTGATCTTTCAGTTACGCAGTGTTAGGAACGTTCATCCTTCTGGATAGCAACAAACAGAAGATGCGTCTTAATTATGTTTTAAGGAATCTCGCATGCCATTTCTTAGAAATTTATACGTATAAAAATAGTATAAGAGTGTGTTATGTGTGCGTGAGGTACAAGACGTGTagtcaattcaaaaaaaattcaatgaaaaattttacttaaaATGTTGTATACAAATTAAGCAGTGTTTAATGCATCAAATAGTAAGATATTTCTATTATTCAAAAAGATCTGAATCAATTAATTTTCGGACTTATcctttgacccaaaaaaaaaaagaaaatacagTAGACTTATCCCAACACGCATCATGCCTTGCGATATAACAATGGTAACAGACAAAATAAAAGGACGCAGAGACACCATTCTGGCAAATTCATTCACTAATTTCTCCGGCTGCCAAATGGTTATTAGTTATTACAATCTCATGTTTGCCATAAGTCATTGTACTATACATCCTGCACTGATTCACGTACACTTTTTTGTAGTGAGATCAATTCTGCAATAATAAGAAACAAGAAATCCATCCAATTCTCTCCTTGGTCTATGTTATAAATGCAGACACCAACCATCTTGCCTCATGCAAACCACAGAGAACAGCGCAAAACCGCATAgattttgagctaaaatggCTATGACCCTCTTCCTTgctttctctcttctcctgcAAGGAGCTCTAGGTCCTCTCCACTAAAAAAACTTCAAACCGACCTGCAAGTCAGTCTCGTTCTTCAAGATATTAATTTCTAAATCTAatctcaatatatatatatatatatatatattgatttattttctttgattATAATGGCCCATACGTGTAGGGGAAGTGGGGAACTGATATGTGAGGAACTGCCTGCGGGAATGTGCGCGTTATCAGTCGCGTCCTCTGGGAAGCGATGTTCACTGGAGGCCGGTGATGAACCAGGATTGCCCCAATGCAAGACCTCCGAAATTTCGGTGCATGGCATCCGGGAACATATTGAGACGGATGAATGCGTAGCCGCATGTGGGTCTGATAGGAATGTTACGGGAATCTCATCAGACTCCCTTCTTGATCCAATATTCACTGCCAAGCTTTGCTCTAAACACTGTGTCAACAACTGCCCCAACATTGTTGACCTCTACTCGAATTTGGCTTCGGCCGAAGGTTAGCACCATCTTAATTTCTTGATTAATAAGAAATTGTTAATGTTTCAGATTACGCCAGATTTACAAAGAATTGAATTGGCCCCAAGTTGCCTTTGATCATCGTcatgatatatatattttgcaaTTTCGAGCTAAATGATCCGCAGGAGTGCTTTTGTCGAAGCTGTGCAAGTCATTGGAAACCAGTCCGCGGAGGGCAATGTCTCAGCTTCAAAGTTCTGGTATGGCGCCTTCCGCTCCTGCTGGTGCTGGTGAAGGCCCGATTTCTGCAGCTCCTGCCGGTCCAGCTCTATCTCCGACGGGAAGTGCTGATGCTGTTACTCCTGCTGCTTCTCCGGCCCCTCTGTAGTTTTTAATTGTCATACACAAATATTTGCTATAAATATGGTGGTGATATATGCGTGTTGAGTCTAGTAAACCATGTTGCTAATTACATACGTGCTAAAATTTCctcttttgtttatggaagaatGATTACCTCTTATATGAATAAATCACGCACGTGTTAATTACATCAGTATTCACTATTTACTATTTAGTAACCAGAGAAACGGGATAATTCATTAATTATTCTTTCATTCTCTTgctgagaaaaaagaaaaggaaagaaaaaagtggaaaaaggaaaagatggtCAGCTTCATTTTGATTCTTGTCTTGGTCTTAGGATGGTTACGTGACTTGCGTCCTAAACGGTGATTGTCATCAGCTTTGGACTACACGACGACCTCTCTTAATACATCATGCAATCTCCAAAGCTCTTTGATTGCACCAAAAGAGAGCATGAGTGTCTAATTCGGTACAAAATTGCTGCTGTTTTCCACTTGCGGTGCCTACATCCAACTGCAGGGAAACCAAGGCTTTTTCTGATCCATGTCATTATATGAATTAAAGGATACTCCACATGTCATTATCTGAATTAAAGGATACTCCGCATGTCATTATCTGAATTCATATACTCCACGTGTCATAAATTAAACGGTGATAATacatacactgtcagtgtatataagatttacttttATCATTATATCTAAGGATGGCAATGGAGGCGGGTGCAAAATATTTCTCCCCGCCTTGAAACGGGGCCACCGCCCCCAAGTTCTACAAATTGGTGATTTTATATCttaatatttgaaaattatcattaagattccgtttggattagctgtttttgtgggtatttttcagaaattttactgcagcagtgtatatgaaaaaaattttactataaaatttttttgaaatatttgatatattatatggatgggatgttttttgaattattgtgtattattgtaacattgtatttgaaaattttgtttttgaaaaaatggctaATCCAAACAGAATTAAATATTTTGTCCCACGAAAATTTTActccaaaaatttcaaattaactATGAAGTATATATGTGTATGAAATCCACACCCGCAAAGTAATATTTTGGTACCTGTTGTTCCTATTGCCGCTTTTTCGCTTTTTCTTAATCATGTTTAGCACCGCACTGCAatcagttttaaaaaaaaaaaaaagacaagaaaatgtTTGTTGAGACAAAATGCATAAAACAATCGGCGTCTGTCTGGTGATATGATAATGGTAACAAACAGTGTAAACGAAAATTAAGAGGAAAGGTAGGAGCATAAAGAAGCTTAATCAAGCAAAATAGCTTTACAGTTaatttgaacatatttttttattttaatgagTTTGAGATTATTTTCAAGCTTTgacgtgattttttttttcatgatcaaaattAAACAATATCTTATAGAATCGAACTTGATTAGTTCGAAATTTTCATGCATAAACCTAAATTTCTATGTGAACCAATTCAAGCTTAAGTTATAATGAATATTAATTACTTTTTACACATTCGACTTGAACAGTTGAGAAATCAAATTTGGAGTCCTGAACTGGTCCAGTACCGAGTTATTATCGGTTTGGCTTGTCACCCTTGAACATGGATACTTGAAATAGGACACCACCTCTAGGCTCCAGCAGATCAAGTCCTCGGCTCCCAAATATTCATCACTATTATCACATCTCACCGGAGTTTTTTGCACGGTGCATATATAGCTTTTCGTAGTCTGATTGCTGCAATAAGATGGGACTCTCTTaatctctcctctctctctctctctgtctctctctctgtaTCTGATATACAAACCCTCTTCCCTCATGCGAAACCATTGAGAACAGCGCCAAACCCTTTAGATTTTGAGCTATAATGGTTATGATCATCttccttgctctctctcttctcctacAAGGAGCTCTCGCCGGTACTCCCCACTAATTCAACTTAGGACCAACCTGCAAAGCAATCTTCTTCTCAATTTACCATTTCAGTCATTGTCTATGTTCTGATTCATCTTACTTCTATTTATGAATTGTTgactactttcttttttttttttttttccttttaatgggctatatatatatatatatatgtaggtGAACTAATATGTGACGAGTTGCCTGTGGGAATGTGCGCGTTTTCAATCTCATCCTCCGGGAAGCGATGCTCGTTGGAGACTAGTGATGAACCAGGGGTATTCCAGTGCAAGACTTCTGAAATTTTGGTGCATAAAATCAGGGAACATATTGAGACGGATGAGTGCATAACCGCATGTGGGGCTGATAGGAATGTTACTGGAATCTCATCAGACTTCCTTTTCGACCCAATATTCACAGCCAAGCTATGCTCTAATCGGTGCCTCAATAACTGCCCCAACATGGTTGATCTCTATTCTAATTTGGCTTTGGCCGAAGGTTGGTTTCTATCTGTTAccttttagaattttttttttttttttacaagtaaACTGATCTGATGATCATGCAAAATGCATCAGAATATTAAGATAGAAGAATTGAACTGCCCCAGAGCTATTTGTTTGTGATAATTCTTTTGTTGCGCTAAAATGATCCGCATGCAGGAAAGCTTTTGTCAAAGCGGTGCAAGGCACAGGAAACCCACGGTACACCACGCCGGGCCATGTCTGAGTTTCAAAGTTCTGGGATAGCTTTTGCTCCACTTTCTGCTCCTTCGGCCAGTCCTGTCCCTGTTTTTGCTCCAGTTTCTGCTCCTTCGGCCAGTCCTGTCCCTGCCTTTGCTCCAGTTTCTGCTCCTTCGGCCGGTCCTGTCCCTGTTTTTGCTCCAGTTTCTGCGCCTGCAGCCGGTCCGGTCACTGCTGGTGCTGCTGCTGTTGCTACCCCTCCAGCTCTATCTCCAATGGGAATTACTGCTGCTGTTATTTCCGCGCTGCTTCTTCTCCATCAATTCTGTAGTTTTTAATACTagttttaataaaattattggCAATAACTATTGTGATGGACTTCTACTAAGCTTAGCTAATAAACCATGTCACTTATGCGGCCTTTCCTCCTCCTCCGTTTGAATAAGACTGAACACCTTTTCACAAATCACTTACTAATTGTACTTAAGCAAACAAGCCACGTGCTATTATGCTAAGTGCAGAGAGTCTTTATTGTATGGAGTAATTAATAAATAGGggaggaccaaataaatcattcCTTTATTGTCTTGATGATGAAAAATAGAtctataaaaaagaaaacatgacCTTCATTTTCATTCTTGTCTTGGTTCCATTTTTCACATAATCATTACGGTGATCATCAGCCATTTCTGTCGGAGACGACTTTTCTCACTAGCTGACCATATAAACTCCAAAAACTCTTTAATTGCACCACCAACAGGTTATGTATGAATGAAGTCGATCGTTgtttcctcttcttttcttttctttcggtaGAGAATTGTTGTTTTCCACCTGCGGTACCGACTTTGTAGGCCATATATGATACATAGTAGtctcaaaattttggaattaagCAGACgaaaagaaggaaacaaaaCGATAATtgcacacatttttttttttttttggttgttttcaaGCTTTGCATATATTATTATCTGTCTCAAACGAAACAGATAAATATTGAGGAGCATACAAGCTGTTCTTATTTGAGTCGGCTAATGAGtttttattttcaagttttttttccccctttttcctGAGTTTGTTTGAATATAAAGACGCAGAATTCAAAActgtgtttttgaaaaattttactgtagtagagtttttagagtatattttgagatatttttagaaaatattttgaaatatttaagaatagtagagtttttaaaatatattttgagataatttttaaatattaaaaaaaattttaactactttttagagtaccttttaaaatatttttaaaaaatttttataatatttaaaaaattagttttcGAAAAACAGAAAGATCCAAACACACCCTATAGCTTTTAGAAACTTTGAATTGAAAAATCATCGAACAATTTAATGTCTTGAAAATGAGCCCCCAAAAAtgttccttattttttttttaacatgcaCAATCAAGAAATCAAAACGAAAATTAGATGCAATTGGTGATAACTGTTTCACCACGAAATTAACCACATATTTAGattaaacagaaaaagaaaaaaaaggaaacaaataaaaaaagtgGTAGTGTTCAATTTCTCTGCTCTGTGTTAATGGGTAAAAAGACCGAAAAGTCCTCGGCATGACATGATCCACCTCTAACCCGCACAACACCCTGTCAGAACTTAGACGTTACGAAAAAGGAACTCATCACAGTCACTGCTAAGTGCCAGCCGAAGGCAGTCGAACAGAATCCATATTCCGATCGGTATCCCCTTCAGACTCAGTtccttcaagaattttcaagCTGGATTCAGAGGCGGCGGAGCCAAGCCaatcaaataaaatgaagaaagaagATATGGTGAAGCTGATCAGCGCCGACGGCTTCGAATTCGTCATCGATGAGAAAGCTGCCATGGTCTCTCAGACCATCCGCAACATGCTCACTTCTCCAGGTCACCCCTCCCCGACCTCTAAATTATCTAGATAGATTTCTTGATACCTATTATTGAAATAGGAAAATCAACTGGCGAATCATTTTATCTGGATCGTTATTTTAGTTTGTCTCTTTTATTAATCTGTGTTGTGTGATTACTTCTTCGGATTCGTAATTGGATTTTGTTGCTAGGGAATTTAACTTGTGGAATTCGGAAATTGAGACTACGGTGTGAAAATAACCGGTTTCTTCTTTACTGCTTTTGATTTACTTTAGGGAGTTTTACGGAGACGCAGCAAAGGCAAGTGACGTTTCCGGATATAAGCACCACTATTCTGGAGAAAATTTGTCAGTATTTTTACTGGTCTCTTCAATATGCCAGGTTGGTTATTTCCCTCtctttaattttgtatttttaattGACTTTCTACTTTCTATGGAGTATTGATATTGTCACGGTGATTATTTCATTATTTGGTAGTAATAGTGTTTGATGGGGATTCCAATTTTTATTAAATGTCTGACTGATGATTGAGCAGCATTTGCACTTCGGTTTTCCCTTTATTTTGGATAGATGTCTCTTGTTGTTTGTGCTGCTTGTGATGTAAGATATGTAATTTCTGGTAATGGAGAGTTGTCCAATTGTGTAGTGTGTGAGGGGCCTCTTTGGTTGCTGAACTCATTGGCTCCAAACCTCACACTTACAATCTCACACTTTTACCCCGTTCCCTGATTCCAACATCTTTTTCCGTTGAAAGTATTCTTACCCTGTTGAAAGTATTCTGCACAAAAGCAGTGAGAAAAGTTGAGAAATGAACGCTCTGAAGATAAGCTACTTATTTCACTTTGTTGGCTGGTCTCATGTTTTTAGCGGAACCTGCTGATTAGGCCTTATTAGTGTTTGGATGACCTTAATGATATATGATAGCCTTTCAATTACCACGTAATTATGTTTCGAAAAGATGAGTAATATTCCTTAAAAGCATTAGATTTTGCATTTTATGGGACTCTGAAAGTAGCTAGTTTAACCCCCACTTATGCTAAATTTTTTACCATGCAAGCAAAATTATTAGAGATTAGGTTGCAACCTCTATTTGATCTTGAAGAACCCTGATAAATACTGAAGCCTCGTGAAGCACCGAAGCAGTATCAGTCTGCAGTTAAATTCAActccgtgtcaggattgggaaTTAAGTATCTAAGAAGCGTGATAAATGCTGCAATTGAAGGTTTATATAATGCAAAAGATGATTGTCCGGTAAAATTCTTAGTGGCAAATTCTTGCTGTGGACCTGAATTTCTAGTGGTTGCTTACCTTACCATAAGGAGAGACCAGTTTTTGAAGAGCTGTGATCTTGTCAGCCAACTTCTGGCTTTTCCTCACAGGCACGGGGTAATTGTGTGAGATATAGAAGCGTAATCCCACACTCCAACCTGTCAGCAACTTAGAAAGGAACAACTCAATGATCCTATAGCTTTTAGCATTACAACGATGTCTCCCTCAACGATACAAAAAGGAATTACAACACCTATACAGCATAATTTAGTTGGCCACTTTAGTTAAACCCATTTATCAACAGGTCAAAAGGACCAGCTGTTCCAGTTTCAAAGCAAGAACGAAATGAACGAATAGAATCATACACTGATGGTTTTATCAGGGTATTATAACAAGGTAGCAAAACTTTTTTGCTTCGAGGATCTTGGGAACTCTACGAGCAACGGAGAAGCAGGCCAATTATTAACACGATATATAATTCATGTCAAACTTTTCTGTGATGAGCGGGAGTGCAAATTTCTAGCTTTTGAGAACCCCTAGCTTTCCTTACTTGCAGGGGCAGATTGCTATCATTTATATTAAATGTCAAGTACAATGAGTCAAGGAAAGCAGATATTTAGACATTTTTGCTGAACATTCAGCAACTTTACTGCGTTTCCTTGCTTCTGAGTTTACCACACAAGTGCAGCATCATGGGTCACCTTAGCAGTTAAACTAGGAAAGGAAAGTTAACTCTTTAAGTCATGGTTTATAAGTACCAACTTCAGAACTCCCTATGTTTTAATCTAGTCTAGCAAGTTCGTGTGGTAAGCCTTGAATTGCAAAGTTATGGTTTGGAGGgtaaattttacttatttctgTGTGAAACTTGTACTCgatgcatttttgttgtgcaATTGGATCAGTTTAACGAGCAACAAATACTTGTCTTGActtttgattttggaatggatgTGTTTGAAATGTCATTTAAACTGTTTAATACGAAATGATTCTGATGCATCtgaaagttgaaattttctcacAGATAAATTGCAACTTTGTTTTCTTATTGTTTGTTTGGAAAAAGTGATGTTTTGCTCTTCTTTTGTTTCCCTTTACCTTGAATGCTTTGCTATTATCATTATGTCTTGTATGTCCTGGACTCCTGGTACTAGTATTGGGACACTTATGCATTGAAATGATCTATTCACACAACATTATAACAGAGATTTCTTGGCTTACTAAAATTTTGTTGGATTTTAGCTATAACCTTGTCATTCTTCTATGGTTCTCATCCAACTTCACAGTAACCATGTGGATATAAGATGGTCTAGAGAAAGTTGGTAACCATTTTCTCTCCCAAGTACCTGTAGTTCCTATTGCCACTGTTTGTTTTGTTTAGCAGTCTTGTATCTCGCACATATAGCCTGTTTGGTTGCTCCACTCAAGTCAACCATCAAATCCCTCTTTGAAATCATTATTGCTTATTTGAGAAAGCTCAACAGAgtttattcttttcttcttatcATACTTGTTGGGTTATTAAGCAGAGTAGCTTTGTGCTGTAGAGAGTTGGATAGCGTGAATAAAAATGCTTGCAGAATCTTGGTGTCTGGTCTAAACTGCACTGATTGCCACTAGTAGCACTATCAATGTTGGGTATGTCCATGCTAAGGGGACTTGTTATCCCAAAGAACTTATTCTTGTCTCTAACGACTgttgtttctggaatttttaTACATCTGAATATTGATAGCGTTTGCAGATTGAAAATAAGTAACATACCGTGAAACATTTTGTATGTATTAGTCCACTTTACCTGTTCCACCAATTTGCAGTGAAATTTTTATGCATGCTTACACGGGATCCTGAATACATTTTTTAGTGGTAAGGAGACTGAGTTCCACATCGAACCTGAGCTGACTTTGGAACTGATGATGGCTGCCAATTATTTGCACACCTGAGAATCTTGATGCTGCGAAGCAACCTTTTCTAAGCTCTGTAAGGCTTCTGCATGACAATCACTGAGGCTATTGTTGCTTGTGTTATTGTTGCCCATTCAATAAATTTGCCTTCAATGGATAATGGACTGGCCTCTAAGCTATATTTTGTTGAATTGTTCTTCTTAGGGATGGCCAGAGGATGATGTCGTTGCCCAAGTTCTTTAGTGTTGTATTGACATTCAAATTGCTGTGAAGTTAGTTTGAGTTAGGAGCTGACTATATAATTCTAATGCAAACTCTTGGAGGGTCTATATTCTGTCTATAGAACTGTTGGAAGCTGCATTGGTCTTCTTGTCAGTAAGCAAACTTGATATGCGAATATACCTCTTGCATGTGCTTAGGTGGTTTATATTTCTGATATAACCACCTAATTGCTGAGAACTACCAGTGAATATGGTTGATTGCTTGACGCAAAAGCAAAACTGTTAACTAATCTAACCGAACTTCTTGTTGAGTACAGATTCAATGCAAAAGGCATTTCTGTCCAAAATAAGGGGGAACTCTAGAGATTACCTAGCGGGATAGACTGAAATTGCTCCCAGAGGGACTTCGTCTACTGCTAGAGGTTGGAAAGTTTCTTGCTTGCGTCTTTCGTTGTATTGTTTCATGACATGTACTTTCCGCTACTCTCTGGGACGAACGAGATCGCAGTAAAACCATCATACCATGGAACCTAAAAAATAAACGGTCTTCCTTTATTCTAAGATGTATGTTTGCCTTCAAAAAGATATACTGGAAATTGGCGTCCTAATCTCACTGAGTGAGAGAACTAAAGATCAGATAGTTTTTTATCTTTTAATCTTAAAGCCGAGCGTTTTTGATAAACTCTTTCATAACCGTAGAGTCGGTGCGGTATGCTTCCGCCATCGCGGCAATGCCGATTGCCACTCCCCACAACGCAAAGATGTTTTCAGTTAAAAAACCATTGTGGGTAAGTAAGTTGCTAACTCAGTTTGCTGCAAGCGTGAGCGGCAGGATTCGAACCTTCGCGATGGTATCAAGTTTAAATTGCTCAGTCTCCCACCCCTATAATATAATTGTTTTCCTAGACACTAGAGAATTCCCCAGAGCAAGCGATGGTAATGCTCACTTGCATCGCAAATGGACGAATTCTGCGCTGCTGAAGAGCTTTCATTTCATGACCACTGCAAACCCAGGAAATTCATTCATGTGAGAGGGCAACTGCATATCTCAACCAACATTCACTTGTTAATTGGGTGGAGAGGAAACTATATATCTCTAAAGAATTTCTCGAGCCATCATATCCAAATAATAGTGGAAAAGGAATCAAATCTCTGTGCATTTTTGGATTGTCTATCTGTTACCAACGCAGAATTGCAACATAATTGTCCTCAATCCAGTAACTCGTGCCACAAGGGATCTCGCTATTGgatattgaaaagaaaaaaatggggtCAACACTTGAGGATGTGGAAGGGCATTCTGTTAACTTTCGAGTTTTGAGTAGACCAGCAACCTTATCTATTTATCTTCTTCTTGTCGGACCAAACCAGAATGGTctgctcttcttcttcttttgaccCTATCTGCTTCCAAGCTAACATGGAAAGGCCAGATCGTGGCATCTCAATGAGTTAAGCGAGTCGATAGACTTAAAATGACTTTAGAAGGTCAAGAGAAGCTCTTGTCCAAAATATCCATGCAATGGCCATATGACCCCTGATTGAAGGACGAGTAACTTTTGGTTATTCCATTCCCAAGTTGCACCTGATTATTTTTAAACTTCCAAACAAACAATAAATGGTTAGAACTGAGACCTTCTTATTTCTAAATAAAATTTTCCTCTTATTGCTTCGTAAATAcgtttttcaatcactttttttttttttttttacatacatcatatcTTAAAAAGTGCTATAatatcatttttaaaaaaatttccaaaaaaaatcttCAATCTGAACCGAACCATTGACGCATTTAGATACAGTCAAGTTTTTTATTGGCCTCATATATAATTGTGTGCATCTCCAAGACGGGATTTGGATTCTCTCCATTTCAGACCAAATGGAGGAGCAAGAGCAACACTAGAATTCGGCCTCAACGTTTGTATGCTTTTTCTGGGCTGGggtaataataattaataataataaattctcGTCTTGAACTTTTATTTGACCGCATAATTCTACTACTGAAAGAGATAAAATTACCTCATCTTTCTTATAAGATAAGATGGTGATTCATCCTCCATTAAGTTAAATAAATGAAGGATCCTCTATTGATAATGCGCATTTCAAGTGTGAATTGACTGACACATGCATCAATGTTTCTCCCCTATTGATAACCTCTGATTTtgcttttttaaattattttttaaaaataaattttgaattgtgatttttgaaaagaCCACAAGAATCGTttgaaaaaaactaaaaattggtCCCTCCCGTCCAAGTGGCACGTACGACTTATCCATCAAAAAATCGTAACAAAAGAGATTTCCCATCAAAAATTCGTGGCAAAACAAAAGCTGATCCCGCGAGGATTCCCGGTATAGTACAGCTGTAAAGAGTATATGCAATTCAAAGATTGATGAGAGAGAAAACGTAGGTGATCCAAACTCAAATTCTCTGTCAAAAGAATAATTCTACCTTTTTTCATGATGTTTGGATATcaattgttttttttaaataatattttacttacgtcgtaaatatatatttttaattatttttttatttcacatgcattgcatcataaaaaatattataataattattcaCGCATACATTTATATGtattatctaattaattttatatttttaaagggGTGGGGGAATGGCGTGCAGAAGAGGGAAGATAAGAAAGGAATTGCATTCCAAAAATCCACGTAGGTGGCACGACCTGACATGACATGACATGTGTGGCCGCGGTAACTCTCTCTAAGTTGGTCGTCTATGCTTTATGTGAGGGCGTTATAGTTGGAATGTTGGATTAGATGAAGAAAGAATAGGGACAAATTTAGGATTGGTTGTGTTTGTGAAGTCGGTTTCGAGTCTACCTGCAATCA is drawn from Coffea arabica cultivar ET-39 chromosome 1c, Coffea Arabica ET-39 HiFi, whole genome shotgun sequence and contains these coding sequences:
- the LOC113742788 gene encoding uncharacterized protein, which codes for MCALSVASSGKRCSLEAGDEPGLPQCKTSEISVHGIREHIETDECVAACGSDRNVTGISSDSLLDPIFTAKLCSKHCVNNCPNIVDLYSNLASAEGVLLSKLCKSLETSPRRAMSQLQSSGMAPSAPAGAGEGPISAAPAGPALSPTGSADAVTPAASPAPL
- the LOC113729494 gene encoding uncharacterized protein: MKKEDMVKLISADGFEFVIDEKAAMVSQTIRNMLTSPGSFTETQQRQVTFPDISTTILEKICQYFYWSLQYASGKETEFHIEPELTLELMMAANYLHT
- the LOC113729476 gene encoding uncharacterized protein; protein product: MVMIIFLALSLLLQGALAGELICDELPVGMCAFSISSSGKRCSLETSDEPGVFQCKTSEILVHKIREHIETDECITACGADRNVTGISSDFLFDPIFTAKLCSNRCLNNCPNMVDLYSNLALAEGKLLSKRCKAQETHGTPRRAMSEFQSSGIAFAPLSAPSASPVPVFAPVSAPSASPVPAFAPVSAPSAGPVPVFAPVSAPAAGPVTAGAAAVATPPALSPMGITAAVISALLLLHQFCSF